The Prevotella sp. oral taxon 299 str. F0039 genome has a segment encoding these proteins:
- the pta gene encoding phosphate acetyltransferase yields the protein MDFLQDIVERAKSYKQRIVLPEATEERTLRAADRAIGDELAEIILIGNPGVIRELANKWGLKHIDKATIIDPLNHPKAEEYAELLTELRKRKGMTIEKARELVKNPLYLGCLIIKTEGADGQISGAESTTGDTLRPALQIIKCSPQVSVVSGAMVLITKETQYGDNGVLVMGDVAVTPSPTSDQLAQIAYCTAETAKAVAGIEDPRVAMLSFSTKGSANHELVNRVTEATRLAHEYYPQLNVDGELQADAALVPDVAATKAPDSPIAGKANVLVVPNLEVGNIGYKLVQRLGDAIAIGPILQGIARPVNDLSRGCSIDDIYYMIAITACQAHQAKLCAE from the coding sequence ATGGATTTTTTACAAGATATTGTAGAGCGTGCAAAAAGCTATAAGCAACGAATTGTTCTACCCGAAGCAACAGAAGAAAGAACACTTAGAGCTGCAGATCGTGCTATTGGCGATGAACTTGCAGAGATTATACTTATCGGAAACCCTGGCGTTATTCGTGAACTTGCCAATAAATGGGGATTAAAACACATCGATAAGGCAACCATTATCGACCCATTGAATCACCCCAAAGCAGAAGAATACGCAGAATTGCTAACAGAATTGCGTAAAAGAAAAGGTATGACCATTGAAAAAGCACGTGAGTTAGTGAAGAATCCACTATACCTTGGTTGCTTAATTATCAAGACAGAAGGAGCAGATGGACAAATTAGTGGAGCAGAAAGTACCACTGGCGACACCCTTCGCCCAGCTCTTCAAATCATCAAATGCAGTCCTCAAGTGTCAGTAGTGAGCGGTGCAATGGTACTTATCACAAAAGAAACACAATATGGCGACAATGGAGTTTTAGTGATGGGAGACGTAGCTGTAACTCCAAGTCCAACGTCAGACCAATTGGCTCAGATAGCTTATTGTACTGCAGAAACCGCAAAAGCTGTAGCAGGAATTGAAGATCCACGTGTTGCAATGTTGAGTTTCTCTACCAAAGGCAGTGCTAACCACGAATTAGTGAACAGAGTTACAGAGGCAACTCGATTAGCTCACGAATACTATCCACAACTAAATGTAGACGGAGAGCTACAAGCTGATGCTGCACTTGTACCCGATGTAGCAGCAACAAAGGCACCAGATAGCCCAATTGCAGGTAAGGCAAACGTATTGGTTGTACCTAACTTGGAAGTAGGAAACATTGGTTATAAACTCGTACAACGCCTTGGAGACGCTATAGCAATTGGTCCTATTCTTCAAGGTATCGCACGTCCTGTTAACGACTTGAGCCGTGGTTGTTCAATAGATGATATCTATTACATGATTGCAATTACTGCATGTCAGGCACATCAAGCAAAACTTTGTGCAGAATAA
- a CDS encoding NAD(P)/FAD-dependent oxidoreductase, translating into MDFNIEKGDKKRIVIVGGGFGGLELAKNLRNSGMQIVLIDKHNYHQFQPLIYQVASAGMEPSSISFPYRRIFQKYKNLYFRLAEVKQIDVKNKTVITSIGNVSYDYVVLSAGATTNFFGNKEIEKGSMAMKSLSEAARIRNTVLANIERAITTEDPVFRQELLNIVVVGGGATGVELAGVMSEMKKTILPRDYPELDASLMNVYLIQGDNRLLPAMAPDSSQKAIDFLRSMGVNVILSKFVNDYKNHKVVLSDGSSIATRSLIWVSGIIGVAFDGLEKEHYGRGRRLLVDGYNRVIGLEDVYAIGDQCIMPDADKAYPGGHPQLAQVAIQQGKLLAKNLIREQKGKKLKTFQYTNLGSMATIGRNKAVAEFSLFKTQGFIAWVLWLVVHLRSILGIRNRIVVLLNWLWNYVNYNQSLRLIFRAGRDKTEEEIQQAVQQKDTN; encoded by the coding sequence ATGGATTTTAATATAGAGAAAGGCGATAAAAAGCGTATTGTTATTGTAGGTGGAGGATTTGGAGGACTTGAACTTGCTAAGAATTTACGTAACTCTGGCATGCAAATAGTATTGATAGATAAACACAATTATCATCAGTTTCAACCTCTAATATATCAAGTTGCATCAGCAGGAATGGAGCCAAGTTCCATCTCATTCCCCTATCGTCGCATCTTCCAAAAATACAAAAACCTTTACTTCCGTTTAGCCGAAGTAAAGCAGATAGATGTTAAAAACAAAACAGTAATCACAAGTATTGGTAATGTAAGTTATGATTATGTAGTGCTATCGGCAGGTGCAACCACCAATTTCTTTGGTAATAAAGAGATAGAAAAAGGCTCGATGGCAATGAAAAGCCTATCAGAAGCAGCCCGAATACGTAACACTGTACTCGCAAATATCGAAAGAGCGATAACCACAGAAGATCCTGTTTTTAGACAAGAGTTATTGAATATTGTTGTAGTTGGTGGTGGAGCTACTGGTGTTGAGCTTGCAGGTGTGATGTCAGAGATGAAGAAAACCATTCTACCTCGTGACTATCCAGAGTTAGATGCTTCACTAATGAATGTCTATCTCATACAAGGCGACAACCGATTGTTACCTGCAATGGCTCCCGACTCGTCTCAAAAAGCTATCGACTTTTTACGTTCTATGGGTGTAAACGTCATTCTAAGTAAGTTTGTTAACGACTATAAGAACCACAAAGTGGTGTTAAGCGATGGCAGTAGCATTGCTACTCGCTCTTTAATATGGGTGAGTGGAATTATCGGAGTGGCGTTTGATGGACTCGAGAAAGAACACTATGGACGTGGACGTCGTCTGCTTGTTGATGGCTATAACCGTGTGATTGGACTTGAAGATGTGTATGCAATAGGCGACCAATGCATCATGCCCGATGCCGACAAGGCTTATCCTGGAGGACATCCACAGCTTGCTCAGGTGGCAATTCAGCAAGGAAAATTGCTCGCAAAGAACCTTATTCGAGAACAAAAGGGCAAGAAATTAAAAACATTCCAATATACAAACCTAGGCTCTATGGCGACAATAGGAAGAAACAAGGCTGTTGCCGAATTCTCATTGTTCAAAACTCAGGGTTTCATAGCATGGGTTTTGTGGCTGGTTGTGCATCTTCGTTCTATCTTAGGAATACGCAATCGCATCGTTGTTTTGCTTAATTGGCTATGGAATTATGTTAACTATAATCAGTCTTTACGACTCATCTTCAGAGCAGGGAGAGACAAAACAGAAGAAGAGATACAGCAAGCTGTTCAGCAAAAGGATACAAATTAG